One region of Paenibacillus polymyxa M1 genomic DNA includes:
- a CDS encoding DeoR/GlpR family DNA-binding transcription regulator, whose product MLVAERYEMIVQLVNERGSIRVSELSELCKVTEETIRRDLDRLEQAGRLRRSHGGAVSVKNEQPETPYAVREIMNAEEKRRIAEEAVKQIQPHDRILLDASTTAWYMASSLPDIPLTILTNSIRVATELAGKEKIEVISTGGQLLQRSLSFVGPLAERSLETYYVDKLFFSSQGVHLDRGISESNELQARLKQKMVSIADRVILLADASKFGQQAFTHVVNLSQVSEIITDSRLSDPIRSQLAELSIPVTIV is encoded by the coding sequence ATGCTGGTCGCAGAAAGATATGAGATGATTGTGCAGCTCGTGAATGAAAGAGGAAGCATACGGGTGTCCGAATTGAGTGAGCTATGTAAAGTAACGGAAGAAACGATTCGCCGCGATCTGGATCGTCTGGAGCAGGCGGGACGACTGCGCCGTTCACATGGGGGAGCGGTTAGTGTCAAAAACGAGCAGCCTGAAACGCCCTATGCGGTACGGGAAATTATGAACGCAGAGGAAAAGCGTCGGATTGCTGAGGAAGCGGTCAAGCAGATTCAGCCGCATGATCGCATTTTGCTGGATGCCAGTACGACTGCCTGGTATATGGCGTCTAGTCTGCCGGATATTCCTTTAACGATACTGACGAATTCGATTCGGGTAGCTACAGAGCTGGCAGGTAAGGAAAAAATCGAGGTTATTTCGACGGGAGGTCAGCTGCTTCAACGTTCACTATCGTTCGTAGGCCCGCTCGCAGAGCGTTCATTAGAAACTTATTATGTAGATAAGCTGTTTTTTTCCAGTCAGGGAGTTCATCTGGATCGTGGCATTAGTGAATCGAATGAGCTGCAAGCTCGTTTGAAGCAGAAAATGGTCAGCATTGCAGATCGCGTGATTTTACTGGCAGATGCGAGCAAATTCGGGCAGCAGGCGTTTACACATGTGGTGAACTTGTCGCAAGTGTCCGAAATTATCACAGATTCGCGGTTGTCGGACCCGATTCGCAGTCAGCTCGCAGAGCTGTCCATCCCGGTTACGATTGTGTAA
- a CDS encoding LutC/YkgG family protein, which translates to MNEQRNPSAQAKAEHEAWLHQMLSESRVKQARFMEGIAARLKRPRQTEPPMQPFRGAPAFWHEFEWSAEQRIEEFTANFTSVGGHVVRLPDLKETADWIAHKARELGAVYIVRQNEPDLEALQLEAALPEVRLSVWNTDPAEDWKARAAEADIGMVIADEAAAYTGSVAVLSSPEKGRSVSLLPTVLIILLPVERLRTRLGEILSRFDEAGREQLPAGIHFITGPSRSSDIENDLTIGVHGPGIVYTLLIG; encoded by the coding sequence ATGAATGAACAGCGTAATCCTTCTGCGCAAGCAAAAGCGGAGCATGAGGCGTGGCTTCATCAAATGCTGTCAGAATCCCGTGTCAAGCAGGCACGCTTTATGGAGGGCATTGCGGCGCGCCTCAAGCGTCCGCGGCAGACGGAGCCACCGATGCAGCCGTTTCGCGGCGCACCAGCGTTTTGGCACGAATTCGAATGGAGTGCGGAGCAGCGCATCGAGGAGTTCACCGCCAACTTTACAAGTGTTGGCGGACATGTCGTGCGTCTGCCGGATCTGAAGGAGACGGCAGACTGGATCGCGCACAAGGCGCGCGAACTGGGAGCGGTCTATATCGTCCGGCAGAATGAGCCGGACCTGGAGGCGCTCCAGTTGGAAGCAGCGCTGCCGGAAGTCCGACTGTCGGTGTGGAACACCGATCCAGCCGAAGACTGGAAGGCACGCGCCGCGGAGGCCGATATCGGCATGGTCATAGCCGATGAGGCCGCCGCCTATACCGGCTCGGTAGCAGTGCTATCCTCGCCGGAGAAGGGGCGCTCGGTCAGTCTGCTGCCGACCGTGCTGATCATTCTCCTGCCCGTGGAGCGTCTGCGAACACGACTGGGCGAGATTTTAAGCCGCTTTGACGAAGCAGGGCGCGAGCAATTGCCCGCAGGCATTCATTTTATTACTGGACCGAGCCGCTCGTCCGATATTGAAAATGACTTGACGATCGGCGTACACGGACCGGGTATCGTTTATACGTTGTTGATTGGTTAG
- a CDS encoding response regulator transcription factor, producing the protein MHNGTILLVDDEPEIIKLMQIYLENEGYRLLMARDGLEALEQVNREQIDVMVLDVMMPNMDGIEACMKIRETEHFPIIMLSAKGQDMDKITGLSVGADDYVTKPFSPLELVARIKSQLRRVRKYTHSSSVLEHEMVLDELSINTVTHEVTLAGESVKLTPREFAIVELLARHRGQVLSMEQIYEKVWKEQYLESNNTLMVHVRKIREKIETDPRKPKYLKTVWGIGYKMEKFD; encoded by the coding sequence ATGCATAACGGAACCATTTTATTAGTAGACGATGAACCTGAAATAATTAAGCTCATGCAAATATATTTAGAAAATGAAGGATATCGCTTGCTCATGGCACGGGACGGACTGGAAGCGCTGGAGCAGGTTAATCGGGAACAGATAGATGTGATGGTGCTGGATGTGATGATGCCCAACATGGACGGGATTGAAGCCTGCATGAAAATCAGGGAAACCGAACATTTTCCGATCATTATGTTGTCTGCGAAGGGACAAGATATGGACAAAATTACAGGGCTTAGCGTTGGGGCCGATGATTATGTCACCAAGCCGTTCAGCCCGCTGGAGCTAGTGGCACGCATCAAATCCCAGCTACGTAGAGTACGGAAGTATACCCATTCCTCTTCTGTATTGGAGCATGAAATGGTACTGGATGAACTCTCCATTAACACTGTTACGCATGAAGTCACTCTCGCTGGAGAATCCGTAAAGCTGACTCCGCGTGAATTCGCCATTGTTGAGCTTTTGGCTCGACACCGGGGGCAAGTGCTGAGCATGGAGCAGATTTACGAGAAGGTCTGGAAGGAGCAATATCTGGAATCCAACAACACGCTAATGGTTCATGTGCGTAAAATTCGCGAGAAAATTGAGACTGATCCGAGAAAGCCCAAATACCTGAAAACAGTGTGGGGCATCGGCTATAAAATGGAAAAATTCGATTAA
- a CDS encoding rhamnogalacturonan acetylesterase gives MKWKKGLTGMLLAAFLCGAPGVGIATPAHASNGEYKFDFGGGTVETGYTGVSASLSYDSARGYGFRTPENMRNVSASGTGVASDAVQFLTTGTKSENTFDVDLPPGLYEVSVTLGNTSRSSVAAEGVYQIINMTGNGAKDRFQIPVTDGQLNLLITEGKEGAVFTLSALEIRQLSSNPATNRTIYIGGDSTVCNYYPLDSSVQAGWGQLLPEFVNTNTFQIRNMASGGQIARGFHQDGQLEAIVQYIKPGDYFILQLGINDTNPKHNESEAEFKDWMRDMIRQVKAKGATVILSTPQGRATDFNANNVHNAENRWYRSAILALAQEEQTPLVDLNVLSSAYFTSIGKEATLALYMNGDTLHPNFAGARQLARLVAHDLKRQGLSGF, from the coding sequence ATGAAGTGGAAAAAAGGATTGACTGGTATGCTTTTAGCAGCTTTTTTATGTGGTGCGCCAGGGGTGGGTATAGCTACTCCGGCACATGCATCCAATGGCGAGTACAAGTTTGATTTTGGTGGAGGTACGGTCGAAACGGGTTATACCGGAGTGAGCGCTTCGCTGTCCTATGACTCAGCACGTGGCTATGGCTTTCGTACCCCTGAGAATATGCGTAATGTCAGTGCATCGGGGACTGGGGTGGCAAGTGATGCGGTACAATTCCTGACTACAGGTACGAAAAGCGAGAATACTTTTGACGTCGATCTTCCTCCAGGTTTGTATGAGGTGTCGGTTACTTTAGGAAATACTTCCCGTTCGAGTGTTGCGGCCGAAGGGGTGTATCAGATCATAAATATGACAGGGAATGGGGCCAAGGATCGCTTTCAAATTCCAGTGACAGACGGACAGTTAAATCTACTGATTACTGAAGGCAAAGAGGGCGCGGTCTTCACACTTAGTGCACTGGAAATCAGGCAATTGTCTAGCAATCCAGCTACGAATCGCACGATTTATATCGGCGGGGATTCTACGGTATGTAACTATTATCCGCTAGATAGCAGCGTGCAGGCAGGATGGGGTCAACTGCTGCCAGAGTTTGTAAACACGAATACTTTTCAAATCCGCAATATGGCGTCAGGGGGCCAAATTGCTAGAGGATTCCATCAGGACGGTCAGTTGGAGGCTATCGTTCAATATATCAAGCCAGGGGATTATTTTATTCTCCAATTAGGCATTAATGACACCAATCCAAAGCATAACGAAAGCGAAGCGGAGTTTAAGGATTGGATGCGAGATATGATCCGGCAGGTGAAGGCTAAGGGGGCGACGGTAATTCTGTCAACACCGCAAGGACGAGCCACTGACTTTAATGCTAACAATGTACACAACGCAGAAAACAGATGGTATAGAAGCGCTATTTTGGCGCTGGCTCAAGAGGAACAAACGCCTTTAGTCGATCTGAATGTGCTCAGTTCAGCTTATTTCACTTCTATTGGCAAAGAAGCTACGCTGGCTTTGTATATGAACGGTGATACACTACATCCAAACTTTGCAGGAGCAAGGCAACTGGCGCGATTAGTAGCACACGATTTAAAAAGACAGGGTCTGAGTGGATTCTAA
- a CDS encoding CHRD domain-containing protein gives MSNKFRATLRGANEVPPVRTNATGTAEFRYRPASQQLSFELTVRNISRVTEAHIHLGRRGQNGPVVATLFGPSKFGITVRRGVVTGVLRAFDLTGPLRGRTINDLVCQIREGNAYVNVHTIRHPNGAIRGQIRRAPIKRCK, from the coding sequence ATGTCTAATAAGTTTAGAGCCACGTTGAGGGGGGCTAATGAAGTGCCTCCTGTCAGAACAAATGCGACAGGAACTGCGGAATTTCGTTACCGTCCAGCGAGCCAGCAATTAAGCTTTGAACTGACGGTCCGCAATATTTCACGAGTAACGGAAGCGCACATTCATCTGGGACGAAGAGGTCAAAACGGACCTGTTGTCGCTACCCTGTTTGGCCCTTCGAAGTTTGGGATTACCGTAAGAAGAGGCGTCGTTACCGGCGTGCTGCGTGCATTTGATCTTACTGGTCCGCTCAGAGGCAGAACCATTAATGATTTGGTATGCCAAATCAGAGAGGGCAACGCCTACGTCAATGTCCACACGATCCGTCATCCGAACGGTGCCATTCGTGGACAAATCAGACGCGCACCTATCAAACGTTGCAAATAA
- a CDS encoding sensor histidine kinase, with translation MKAKRYDTLGWKLAALSLAAFTLTGLILMVFYYGASLLLWLNPSRSFFGTRLIRWTVNHIGSSLIMLVSGLPLYIYFFFLFTKNTIGYLREITKGMQKFADGNLSYSIPVSSADELATLAKNMNTMADKLRLSLEEERASAKAKNDLITGVSHDLRTPLTSVIGFLEYIETDRYRDEMELRYYVNIAYEKSLTLKKLIDELFEYTRVSGGSLPLELKPVDLGKLLTQLAEEFVPSLEQADMSYRVRIVEPVRILADTDELVRLYENLFSNAIRYGKDGKRFDITIGREGDEAIVICTNYGAPIPQEDVPHLFERFYRVDKSRSKETGGTGLGLAITKSITELHNGRISVRSSRRQTDFETRFPLYRAR, from the coding sequence TTGAAGGCAAAACGATATGATACGCTGGGATGGAAGCTGGCAGCTCTTAGCCTTGCTGCCTTCACTTTAACTGGACTGATTTTAATGGTGTTTTATTATGGAGCGTCTTTGCTGTTATGGCTGAATCCCTCCCGTTCATTTTTCGGCACCCGGCTGATCCGCTGGACCGTAAATCATATTGGTTCCTCACTGATCATGCTGGTGAGCGGGCTGCCTTTATATATTTATTTCTTTTTCCTTTTTACCAAAAATACGATTGGCTATCTACGCGAGATTACGAAAGGGATGCAGAAATTCGCGGACGGAAATCTATCCTATTCGATTCCGGTATCTTCAGCGGATGAGCTGGCAACCTTGGCGAAAAATATGAATACCATGGCAGACAAGCTCCGTCTCTCACTAGAAGAAGAACGGGCTTCCGCCAAGGCCAAAAACGACCTGATCACTGGCGTATCCCACGATCTTCGCACCCCGCTAACATCTGTGATTGGCTTTTTGGAGTATATTGAAACCGACCGCTACCGGGACGAAATGGAGCTGCGCTACTATGTAAACATTGCTTATGAAAAATCGCTGACGCTGAAAAAGCTGATCGACGAATTGTTTGAGTACACGCGTGTGAGCGGTGGTAGCCTGCCTCTGGAGCTGAAGCCTGTAGACCTCGGCAAATTGCTCACTCAACTTGCTGAGGAATTTGTACCCTCACTGGAACAGGCGGACATGTCTTATCGTGTCCGAATCGTTGAGCCTGTGCGGATATTGGCCGACACGGACGAGCTGGTACGCCTGTATGAAAATTTATTTTCCAACGCGATTCGATATGGAAAGGATGGCAAACGTTTCGATATCACCATCGGACGTGAAGGCGATGAAGCGATAGTGATCTGCACCAACTACGGTGCCCCGATTCCACAGGAAGATGTCCCGCATCTGTTTGAACGGTTTTATCGAGTGGACAAATCACGCTCCAAGGAAACCGGAGGCACCGGGCTGGGTCTTGCCATTACCAAAAGCATTACTGAGCTGCACAATGGCCGCATTTCGGTTAGGAGCAGTCGCAGACAAACGGATTTTGAAACCCGTTTTCCGCTCTATCGCGCCCGTTAG
- a CDS encoding LutB/LldF family L-lactate oxidation iron-sulfur protein, whose amino-acid sequence MTAVHTHSLNQKVKERAELALNDDFLRNAVRFTTERLRNGKRVASEQHGNWEEWRERGRQIRLHTIAHLDYYLNLFVENARANGVHIHFADTAVDAVRITLDIAAHNQARSVVKSKSMVSEELHLNQALEGADIETIESDLGEYIIQLAGEAPSHIVIPAIHKNRYQIAELLSKEAGEELSADTTILAGFVRKKLREKFLDADIGMTGCNFAIAETGSMVLFENEGNARMVSTLPKTQITLMGMERIIPSWTDLEVMATLLPRSATGQKLTMYMSGISGPRRSQDADGPEEMHIIIVDNGRSLQLGNPEFQELLNCIRCGACLNACPVYRHIGGHAYGGTYSGPIGAVLTPALHGNIEEWNDIASASSLCGACYEACPVKIPLHDMLVYLRRRKVEAGKGDNLETAAMKGFASVVSSSKRFAAAIRLGQIAQKAVVRKGEITLKLGPLKGWNTYRVAPSLAKKSFRQHWNTLARELEQERKVMHRDILSRMETILADRRKGGVQHE is encoded by the coding sequence ATGACCGCTGTACATACCCATTCTTTGAACCAAAAGGTCAAAGAACGTGCAGAGCTGGCTCTAAATGACGATTTTCTACGGAATGCAGTTCGTTTCACTACCGAGCGACTGCGCAACGGTAAACGGGTAGCTTCTGAGCAGCATGGAAATTGGGAGGAATGGCGTGAGCGGGGGCGCCAAATTCGGCTTCATACCATTGCCCATCTGGACTATTACTTAAATCTATTTGTAGAAAATGCCCGTGCCAACGGGGTGCATATCCATTTTGCCGACACAGCTGTGGATGCTGTACGCATTACACTGGACATTGCTGCGCATAATCAAGCACGTTCTGTCGTCAAATCCAAGTCGATGGTGTCGGAGGAGCTGCATTTGAATCAGGCGCTGGAAGGTGCGGATATCGAGACGATTGAAAGTGATCTCGGTGAGTACATTATTCAACTGGCAGGAGAGGCGCCATCTCATATCGTAATCCCTGCGATTCACAAAAACCGTTATCAGATTGCCGAGCTGCTGTCCAAAGAAGCGGGGGAGGAGTTGTCCGCAGATACGACGATTTTGGCGGGCTTTGTCCGCAAAAAGCTGCGTGAAAAGTTTCTAGATGCGGATATTGGCATGACAGGCTGCAATTTTGCCATTGCTGAGACGGGTTCCATGGTCCTGTTTGAAAATGAAGGCAACGCTCGTATGGTTTCCACTCTGCCCAAAACGCAAATCACACTGATGGGTATGGAGCGGATTATTCCATCCTGGACAGATTTGGAGGTGATGGCTACATTGCTGCCACGCTCCGCTACCGGACAAAAGCTGACTATGTATATGTCGGGGATTTCAGGACCCCGGCGCAGCCAGGATGCCGATGGACCGGAGGAAATGCACATTATCATCGTAGATAACGGGCGTTCGCTTCAGCTAGGCAATCCCGAATTTCAGGAGCTGTTAAATTGTATTCGCTGCGGTGCTTGTCTGAACGCTTGTCCGGTGTACCGACACATTGGGGGACACGCGTATGGCGGGACATACAGTGGTCCTATTGGTGCAGTGCTTACGCCTGCCCTTCACGGCAACATCGAAGAGTGGAACGATATAGCGAGTGCGTCCAGCTTGTGTGGGGCGTGTTATGAAGCCTGTCCGGTCAAAATACCACTGCATGATATGCTGGTTTATTTGCGTAGACGCAAGGTGGAGGCGGGAAAAGGGGATAATCTAGAGACGGCAGCGATGAAAGGTTTTGCGTCAGTAGTTTCCAGCTCAAAGCGATTCGCTGCGGCGATCCGACTCGGACAGATCGCACAGAAAGCGGTCGTTCGTAAGGGAGAAATTACTCTTAAGCTCGGCCCCTTAAAAGGCTGGAATACGTACCGTGTGGCCCCTAGTCTGGCAAAAAAATCCTTCCGTCAGCACTGGAACACACTGGCGCGTGAGCTGGAGCAGGAACGCAAGGTCATGCATCGGGACATTCTCAGCCGAATGGAGACGATCTTGGCGGATAGAAGAAAAGGAGGGGTGCAGCATGAATGA
- a CDS encoding (Fe-S)-binding protein has product MKVSLFITCLSDAIYPKVGEAMARLLARYGVELEFPKVQTCCGQPSYNSGYWDETRAAAKTILKAFNDSDFVVAPSGSCTYMIHHYPELFKDEPEWLDSARRLEQKTYEFTQFMVQVLGVTDVGASFPHTVTYHPSCHGTRLLGVKEEPMKLLGSVKGLQLVPLPFAEDCCGFGGTFAVKMPDISGAMVTEKVDHIRETEAEVLVGLDMACLMNIAGNLRYREEPVRVMHLAELLYEGVKHA; this is encoded by the coding sequence ATGAAGGTATCTTTATTTATTACCTGCCTGAGTGATGCGATTTATCCCAAGGTAGGGGAAGCGATGGCCCGCTTGCTTGCCAGATATGGTGTCGAGCTGGAATTTCCCAAGGTGCAGACATGCTGCGGGCAGCCGTCCTATAACAGCGGCTATTGGGATGAAACAAGGGCTGCTGCAAAAACGATTTTGAAAGCGTTTAATGACAGTGATTTTGTTGTAGCTCCTTCCGGTTCCTGCACATATATGATTCATCATTACCCGGAGTTGTTTAAGGATGAGCCTGAGTGGCTGGATTCGGCACGGAGACTGGAGCAAAAGACGTATGAGTTTACACAATTTATGGTACAGGTGCTTGGCGTGACCGATGTGGGCGCGTCTTTTCCTCATACGGTAACCTACCATCCGTCTTGTCATGGAACACGTTTGCTCGGCGTAAAAGAGGAACCGATGAAGCTGCTTGGCAGTGTAAAGGGTTTGCAATTAGTGCCGCTTCCTTTTGCTGAGGACTGCTGTGGGTTTGGTGGTACTTTTGCGGTAAAAATGCCCGATATTTCGGGAGCGATGGTGACTGAAAAAGTGGACCATATCAGGGAGACGGAAGCTGAGGTGCTGGTCGGACTGGACATGGCCTGTTTGATGAACATCGCCGGAAATCTCAGATATCGGGAAGAGCCAGTTCGGGTAATGCATCTGGCAGAGCTGCTGTATGAAGGGGTGAAGCACGCATGA
- the rhaB gene encoding rhamnulokinase: MSILAYDLGASSGRVLLGKLTDSRIVVEEIHRFSNDPVKVGERLHWDILRLYHEVQQGLLKAKHMGMNPSSLAIDSWAVDFGLIGETGELLGNPYHYRDWHTHGVMEEVQEQLGKEFIFQRTGIQFLTFNTIYQLAAMRNARSPLLEQAEHFLMIPDLLRYFLTGEMYHEFSNATSTQLYHPLQQKWDDELLSGINIPRSWFGEVLEPGSVAGTIRSSVMTDLGIGAIPVIAVAEHDTGSAVAAVPALERSFAYLSCGTWSLMGTETAQPVINDDTLRFNFTNEGGVGRTYRLLKNIMGLWILQEACREWERQGNSYSFPELVHMAEQAPAFTCLIDPDDELFLHAGDMKTRIRQYCRNTGQPLPETPGEITRCILESLALKYRYILELTERVSGQRFNGLHMVGGGIQNRLLCQWTANSIQKPVWAGPAEASAIGNLAVQWMTQGKFADIWEARRVIADSITVEEYESAESEAWEDAYGQFRRVTGLFVH; this comes from the coding sequence GTGAGCATCCTCGCTTATGATTTGGGAGCAAGCAGCGGCAGAGTTCTACTCGGAAAATTGACAGATTCACGTATCGTGGTGGAAGAAATCCACCGCTTTTCCAATGATCCGGTCAAGGTTGGGGAGCGTCTGCACTGGGATATATTGCGTCTCTATCACGAGGTTCAGCAAGGATTGCTCAAAGCCAAGCATATGGGAATGAATCCATCCAGCCTGGCGATTGACTCCTGGGCGGTCGATTTTGGACTGATTGGAGAAACCGGAGAATTGCTAGGCAACCCTTATCATTATCGGGATTGGCACACCCATGGAGTAATGGAAGAAGTACAGGAACAACTGGGAAAAGAGTTTATTTTCCAGCGTACAGGTATTCAGTTTTTGACGTTTAATACGATTTATCAGCTGGCTGCTATGCGAAATGCAAGATCACCCTTGCTAGAGCAGGCGGAACATTTTCTGATGATCCCTGATTTGCTGCGGTATTTTCTGACAGGTGAAATGTATCATGAGTTTTCGAATGCAACCAGCACGCAATTATATCATCCGTTACAGCAAAAATGGGATGATGAGCTTTTGTCCGGAATCAACATTCCCCGCTCTTGGTTTGGAGAGGTACTGGAGCCGGGAAGTGTTGCAGGTACAATCCGTTCATCGGTCATGACGGATCTGGGCATTGGAGCGATTCCTGTGATTGCAGTAGCAGAGCATGACACAGGATCAGCAGTGGCGGCCGTGCCTGCGCTAGAGCGGTCCTTTGCGTACTTGAGCTGCGGAACATGGTCCCTGATGGGAACGGAGACCGCACAGCCAGTTATCAATGATGATACGCTTCGATTTAATTTTACAAATGAAGGCGGCGTGGGCCGAACCTACAGGTTGCTAAAAAATATCATGGGGCTGTGGATACTACAGGAGGCGTGCAGAGAGTGGGAGCGGCAGGGAAACTCTTATTCCTTTCCTGAATTGGTTCATATGGCAGAACAGGCTCCAGCGTTCACTTGTTTGATTGACCCGGATGATGAACTGTTTTTGCATGCCGGAGATATGAAAACACGCATACGCCAATACTGCCGCAATACCGGGCAGCCATTGCCGGAAACGCCGGGCGAAATTACACGCTGTATTCTGGAAAGTCTGGCGTTAAAGTATCGTTACATTTTGGAGCTTACAGAACGAGTGTCAGGACAGCGTTTTAATGGCTTACATATGGTCGGCGGTGGGATTCAAAATCGCTTGCTGTGCCAATGGACGGCCAACTCGATTCAAAAACCCGTATGGGCGGGCCCCGCAGAAGCGAGCGCAATCGGCAATCTTGCGGTACAATGGATGACACAGGGAAAGTTCGCCGATATATGGGAAGCACGCCGGGTGATTGCGGATTCGATTACCGTAGAGGAATATGAATCTGCCGAGTCAGAAGCGTGGGAGGATGCCTACGGGCAGTTCCGGCGGGTGACAGGACTTTTTGTACATTAA
- a CDS encoding MGMT family protein has product MQPFTARVLQIILLIPEGKVMTYGQIAAEAGSPRGARQVVRILHTLSQKHRLPWHRVVNRLGEIALQEDESASLQRLYLEEEGIQFNANGRIPLDQYLYHPQTETEE; this is encoded by the coding sequence ATGCAGCCTTTCACTGCCCGTGTGCTTCAGATTATATTGCTGATCCCTGAGGGAAAAGTAATGACTTACGGTCAAATTGCGGCAGAGGCCGGAAGCCCAAGAGGTGCTAGACAGGTGGTGCGAATTTTGCATACACTGAGCCAAAAACATCGACTTCCATGGCATAGAGTAGTCAACCGCTTGGGAGAGATTGCTTTGCAGGAGGATGAATCCGCCTCCCTGCAGCGCCTGTACTTGGAAGAGGAGGGCATACAGTTTAATGCAAACGGACGTATCCCGCTGGATCAATATCTTTATCATCCGCAGACGGAGACGGAAGAATAG
- a CDS encoding acyltransferase, with translation MKPTTKEKIPELQLVRAMAILAVLMVHATSYATVQLTHSSLYVVYNALNVLMKYGTPVFIALSSMVLFYNYKDRPMGRQLLSRFYKQRLLYILVPYVMFSLFYFILSLMAGSNEPWSITTLAESFALKLVTGKAYTHLYYSFIMMQFYLAFPCVLWLFQHYRQFPQWSIVIGLLVQWAFIISNKFLFQVQNKGSWALSYVACYMMGAALGYYYPQLRTWFLMRKGERSFVSVLTWIAIWALWLISAIIHVYMWYENRMYGTSYNSLVFELMYNMYSLSSTLVLLQISFLMYRRQHSIVIRKLERLGTLSFGVYLIHPFFLLLYRQFSPHIGSPQLIHVWYAGGFFCALLCSWLVVSFIARFLPCAWILFGQLPGTGKRNFKQEERMSSPETLLFKG, from the coding sequence ATGAAGCCTACGACCAAAGAGAAAATTCCCGAATTACAGTTGGTCAGAGCCATGGCGATTTTAGCCGTCTTAATGGTACATGCCACTTCTTATGCAACGGTTCAACTTACACATTCCAGCCTTTATGTTGTATATAATGCGCTCAATGTGTTGATGAAGTATGGTACCCCTGTATTTATCGCGCTTAGCAGCATGGTACTGTTCTACAACTATAAGGATCGTCCAATGGGACGACAGCTTTTGAGCCGCTTTTATAAGCAGAGATTGTTGTATATTCTCGTACCTTATGTCATGTTCTCTCTCTTTTATTTCATCCTGTCCCTTATGGCTGGCAGTAACGAACCATGGAGTATAACTACACTAGCGGAAAGTTTTGCTCTGAAGCTGGTCACAGGCAAAGCCTACACCCATTTATATTATAGTTTTATCATGATGCAATTCTATCTTGCATTTCCATGCGTACTGTGGCTGTTTCAGCATTATCGGCAATTTCCGCAATGGTCTATTGTCATTGGGCTGCTGGTACAGTGGGCATTTATAATTAGCAATAAATTTCTCTTTCAGGTTCAAAATAAAGGCAGCTGGGCGCTGTCCTATGTGGCCTGTTACATGATGGGCGCTGCTCTCGGTTACTATTATCCCCAGCTCCGAACTTGGTTTCTGATGCGTAAAGGGGAACGAAGCTTTGTCAGCGTGCTGACCTGGATTGCAATTTGGGCTTTATGGCTGATTTCAGCCATCATTCATGTCTATATGTGGTATGAAAATAGAATGTACGGAACTTCATACAATTCGCTGGTTTTTGAACTTATGTATAATATGTACAGCCTGTCTAGTACGCTGGTTTTGTTACAGATTTCCTTTCTCATGTATAGGAGACAACATTCCATTGTCATTCGCAAGCTGGAACGTCTGGGTACCCTGTCCTTTGGGGTGTATCTCATCCATCCGTTTTTCCTGCTCCTGTATCGGCAGTTTTCACCACACATCGGTTCGCCGCAGCTTATTCATGTGTGGTACGCTGGAGGTTTTTTCTGTGCACTTCTTTGCTCTTGGCTCGTCGTGTCGTTCATCGCCCGCTTCCTGCCATGTGCGTGGATTTTGTTCGGTCAGCTACCGGGTACAGGAAAAAGGAACTTCAAGCAAGAAGAGCGTATGTCTTCGCCCGAAACGTTACTATTCAAAGGCTGA